One genomic segment of Candidatus Margulisiibacteriota bacterium includes these proteins:
- a CDS encoding LEA type 2 family protein yields the protein MNNKLWLLPALSLLVFTLAGCIQPSPPEVTLQNYALSQVTLQGVEVNFNLLVKNPNPISMDVTNYAYKIYLNDIEFLNENRTGFSLPASDQKLVAIPVYVSYDKLFGTATAILNTITSGAKTISYRIDGTVNAGLLGATVATPIKASGTIPLPKELPKEIKF from the coding sequence ATGAACAACAAATTGTGGCTCCTTCCTGCTCTCTCCCTGCTGGTCTTCACTCTGGCCGGTTGTATCCAACCCTCCCCACCGGAGGTCACCTTGCAAAATTACGCCTTGAGCCAAGTGACCCTCCAAGGAGTCGAGGTAAATTTCAATCTGCTGGTCAAGAACCCCAATCCGATCTCGATGGACGTGACCAATTACGCCTATAAGATCTACCTCAATGACATTGAATTCCTGAACGAGAACCGGACCGGCTTTAGCCTGCCGGCCTCCGACCAGAAGCTGGTCGCCATTCCGGTCTATGTCAGCTACGACAAGCTCTTTGGCACGGCTACGGCGATCCTCAATACGATCACTTCCGGGGCGAAAACGATCAGCTACCGGATAGACGGAACGGTCAACGCCGGCCTGCTAGGAGCAACGGTCGCCACCCCGATCAAGGCCTCCGGCACGATCCCCCTGCCCAAAGAATTGCCCAAGGAGATCAAGTTCTAA
- a CDS encoding DUF362 domain-containing protein, protein MPKVSLTRCATYNQPEVDAALQQLLEPLGGMAKFVRPGQKVLIKPNALLGETPEHAVTTHPAVIGAVVKAVVKAGGIALVGDSPGNAHSNVHLTMEKTGFKVAAESNGGQLVYFQHEGVVELPSPSHSLKMPSIRIAKAVLDADVIINLPKLKTHGLTLYTGAIKNMFGSVPGFHKTSYHTACPRARDFAAAIVDIYQITKPALNIMDAIVGMEGPGPNSGDPRKMGLLIASTDGVAMDAIGSYLIGYEPSRILTTLDAHQRGLGEIDLKKIEIIGPELAALRQADWRKSFSNLGLIGELPDWLIKLLSPLLEQIKIYPVIDQSKCTKCLVCVNNCPAKTIKKTHPLPKQTGPSPSLNKRGGVGGGELVVWIDQKNCISCFCCHELCQYKAIELQRSWLVRLLKLG, encoded by the coding sequence ATGCCAAAAGTTTCCCTCACCCGTTGCGCGACGTATAACCAACCGGAAGTTGATGCGGCCCTGCAGCAATTGCTGGAGCCGCTCGGCGGGATGGCTAAGTTTGTGCGGCCCGGCCAGAAAGTTTTGATCAAGCCGAACGCCTTGCTGGGAGAAACCCCCGAGCACGCGGTGACTACCCACCCCGCAGTGATTGGAGCGGTGGTCAAAGCGGTGGTAAAGGCGGGCGGGATCGCTCTGGTCGGCGACAGCCCGGGGAACGCCCACTCCAATGTCCACTTAACGATGGAAAAGACCGGCTTCAAGGTAGCGGCCGAAAGTAATGGCGGACAACTGGTCTATTTCCAGCATGAGGGAGTGGTTGAACTTCCCAGTCCGAGCCATAGTCTTAAAATGCCCAGCATCCGGATCGCCAAAGCGGTCCTCGACGCTGACGTAATAATCAACTTACCCAAGCTTAAGACCCACGGCTTGACCCTCTATACCGGCGCGATCAAGAACATGTTCGGCTCTGTCCCGGGTTTTCACAAGACGAGCTACCATACCGCCTGCCCCCGCGCCCGCGATTTTGCCGCGGCTATTGTCGACATTTATCAGATCACCAAGCCGGCTCTGAACATAATGGACGCAATCGTCGGCATGGAGGGGCCCGGCCCGAACAGCGGCGACCCGAGAAAAATGGGACTGCTTATCGCCTCGACCGACGGAGTAGCTATGGACGCGATCGGCTCTTATTTGATCGGCTACGAGCCGTCACGGATACTGACCACACTGGACGCTCATCAGCGCGGGCTCGGCGAGATCGACCTGAAAAAGATCGAGATCATCGGGCCTGAACTCGCCGCCCTAAGACAGGCCGACTGGCGAAAATCATTCAGCAATCTCGGTCTGATCGGCGAACTGCCGGACTGGCTGATCAAATTGCTCTCCCCGCTCCTCGAGCAGATCAAGATCTATCCGGTCATCGACCAGAGCAAATGCACGAAATGCCTGGTCTGCGTCAACAACTGCCCGGCCAAGACGATCAAGAAAACTCACCCCCTGCCCAAGCAAACTGGTCCCTCCCCCTCTCTTAATAAGAGAGGGGGAGTCGGAGGGGGTGAGTTAGTCGTTTGGATCGATCAAAAGAACTGCATCAGTTGTTTCTGCTGTCACGAG
- a CDS encoding four helix bundle protein produces the protein MFIFENLEAYKRGLELTTGVYKLRRYIVDRIIRDQLFRAVLSIPLNIAEGQGRFHAREKRQFYNIAKGSLYECLPLIKLCLEIQYITKQQYEELYEKMNGVGRVLSGLIKSVKEEGI, from the coding sequence ATGTTCATTTTTGAGAATCTTGAGGCTTACAAAAGAGGTTTGGAGCTTACGACCGGAGTTTATAAATTAAGAAGGTATATTGTTGATAGGATAATTCGCGACCAACTGTTCCGAGCGGTGCTTTCAATCCCCCTTAATATCGCGGAGGGGCAGGGGCGGTTCCACGCTAGAGAAAAGAGGCAATTTTATAATATTGCAAAAGGGTCGCTTTACGAGTGTTTGCCGCTAATTAAACTTTGCTTGGAGATACAATACATTACCAAGCAGCAATATGAAGAATTGTATGAAAAGATGAATGGGGTTGGCAGGGTACTAAGTGGGTTGATCAAGTCGGTCAAAGAAGAGGGAATTTAG
- the thrC gene encoding threonine synthase, with protein sequence MHWKGIIEEYREYLPVTEATPIVTFGEGNTPLIYAEKISALTRLQVYLKYEGMNPTGSFKDRGMTLAISKAKEANCKAVICASTGNTSASAAAYAARAGMDCIVIIPKGKIALGKLSQAIMHGAKVFEVDGNFDQALKLVRELGETYPVEIVNSINPFRIEGQKTGAFEVCDQLDAVPDFHAIPVGNAGNITAYWKGYKEYFTAKKISSIPKMIGFQAEGAAPIVLGHPVEHPETIATAIRIGNPASWKSAEAAAVESGGSISIVTDSEIVAAYQLIARQEGVFCEPASAAGVAGVIKLAKSGKIPDGSTVVCVLTGHGLKDPDNAIMFGEKPEFVECKAEAIAKRLGY encoded by the coding sequence ATGCACTGGAAGGGAATCATCGAAGAATACCGCGAATATTTGCCGGTCACGGAGGCGACCCCGATCGTCACTTTTGGCGAGGGGAACACCCCGCTGATCTATGCCGAAAAGATCTCGGCCCTGACCCGGCTCCAGGTCTATCTCAAATATGAAGGGATGAACCCGACCGGCTCGTTCAAGGACCGCGGCATGACGCTCGCCATCAGCAAGGCAAAAGAGGCGAACTGCAAGGCGGTCATCTGCGCGTCGACCGGCAACACCTCCGCTTCCGCCGCCGCCTACGCCGCCCGGGCCGGGATGGACTGCATCGTCATCATCCCTAAAGGGAAAATAGCCCTCGGCAAGCTTTCGCAGGCGATCATGCATGGGGCAAAAGTTTTCGAGGTTGACGGCAATTTTGACCAGGCGCTCAAACTGGTCCGCGAGCTCGGCGAGACTTACCCGGTCGAGATCGTCAATTCGATCAATCCGTTCCGGATCGAGGGGCAAAAGACCGGCGCCTTCGAGGTTTGCGATCAGCTGGATGCCGTCCCCGACTTCCACGCCATCCCGGTCGGCAACGCCGGCAATATCACCGCTTACTGGAAGGGCTATAAGGAATACTTCACCGCCAAGAAGATCTCGTCCATCCCCAAGATGATCGGTTTCCAGGCCGAAGGGGCGGCCCCGATCGTCCTCGGCCATCCGGTCGAACACCCGGAGACGATCGCCACCGCCATCCGGATCGGCAATCCCGCCAGTTGGAAAAGTGCTGAAGCGGCCGCGGTCGAATCGGGCGGCTCGATCTCGATCGTGACCGACAGCGAGATCGTCGCCGCTTATCAGCTGATCGCCCGGCAGGAGGGGGTATTCTGCGAGCCGGCCTCGGCGGCCGGGGTCGCCGGCGTGATCAAGCTGGCCAAATCCGGCAAAATACCCGACGGCTCAACTGTCGTTTGCGTCCTGACCGGCCACGGGCTCAAAGACCCGGACAACGCGATCATGTTCGGGGAGAAGCCGGAGTTTGTGGAGTGCAAGGCTGAGGCGATTGCTAAACGTTTAGGCTACTAA
- a CDS encoding class I SAM-dependent methyltransferase, with protein MSNMTSVERTKYRFGNPSVPNWQPPKRRPTEVTMCDHLATPSFEELKLKHFVASDVMKMAGMGDKEERTLACFWMPTRTSINRIAAVAEKAHNGDGLPLVLDIGTGNGFLPFLLASTGRVRVAGIDPNPVLLTGSRFSQPNLELACADAAWAVKKYQGYASLVIQSWPPLGIDLFRFARDVAAGAIMTIFDPNCYGSRANKYHSLKGYNQRAFWEGPSSGNLNLAILRRGFSFDGNRFTVFLKNGEGPIGLNNDNAGEEKEYPWIVEAREQFGAGFTKNIGNAEKVRQP; from the coding sequence ATGAGCAATATGACCTCGGTTGAAAGAACAAAATATCGGTTCGGTAATCCTAGTGTGCCAAACTGGCAGCCGCCCAAAAGGCGGCCGACCGAGGTTACTATGTGTGACCATCTCGCGACGCCTTCATTCGAAGAATTAAAGCTAAAACATTTCGTTGCTTCCGACGTTATGAAAATGGCCGGTATGGGGGATAAAGAAGAGAGAACCTTGGCCTGTTTCTGGATGCCGACCCGAACTTCAATAAACCGAATTGCCGCTGTTGCGGAAAAGGCCCATAACGGAGATGGCTTACCGTTAGTTTTGGACATCGGCACCGGGAACGGGTTTTTGCCGTTTTTGCTGGCCAGCACCGGCCGGGTCCGGGTGGCGGGAATTGATCCTAACCCGGTCCTCCTGACTGGGTCCCGGTTTTCGCAGCCCAATCTCGAGCTGGCCTGCGCCGACGCGGCTTGGGCGGTCAAGAAATACCAGGGATACGCGTCTTTAGTCATTCAGTCCTGGCCTCCCCTGGGAATTGATCTGTTTCGCTTTGCCAGGGATGTGGCGGCGGGGGCTATCATGACCATTTTTGATCCAAATTGTTACGGCAGTAGAGCGAATAAATACCATTCTTTGAAAGGCTATAACCAACGGGCGTTTTGGGAAGGTCCCAGTTCAGGAAATCTCAATTTGGCCATTTTGAGAAGAGGCTTCTCCTTTGACGGGAACAGGTTCACCGTATTTTTAAAGAATGGGGAGGGCCCGATCGGCCTTAATAATGATAACGCGGGGGAAGAAAAAGAGTACCCCTGGATAGTTGAGGCGCGGGAGCAGTTCGGAGCGGGTTTTACTAAAAATATTGGTAACGCGGAAAAGGTCCGCCAGCCTTGA